From a region of the Methanobacterium sp. genome:
- the rnz gene encoding ribonuclease Z: protein MELVFLGTSAALPTNHRSHPAITLKAFGEVMLFDCGENTQLQMLKAKISPMKITKIFITHLHGDHILGLPGIIQSMAFRGRNRPLHVYGPKGLIKIIEMIKNFGYFSLTFEIHVHEINDGIILEEENYMISCSKMCHSVLNFAFKIEEKRRPKFIKKTAIALGIKPGPDFGKLQQGISVNIGDRQIKPEEVLGKERKGRIIVYSGDTSPCKEMVEFAREADVLIHESTFEGKYNEKACEMGHSTSVQAAEIAKKSNVKNLIITHISTRYKNSDLLEAEAKEIFKNSTIAKDFMSMEIKRNNE, encoded by the coding sequence ATGGAGCTCGTATTTTTAGGAACATCAGCAGCACTTCCCACAAACCACAGAAGTCACCCCGCAATTACTTTAAAAGCATTTGGGGAAGTAATGTTATTTGATTGTGGCGAAAATACACAGCTTCAAATGTTAAAAGCCAAAATAAGTCCAATGAAAATAACAAAAATATTTATAACCCATTTACATGGAGATCATATACTTGGCCTTCCTGGAATCATACAGTCAATGGCATTTAGGGGAAGAAACCGCCCATTACACGTATATGGCCCCAAAGGGTTAATTAAAATAATTGAAATGATAAAAAACTTTGGATATTTTTCCCTTACCTTTGAAATCCACGTCCATGAAATAAATGATGGAATTATTTTAGAAGAAGAAAATTACATGATAAGCTGTTCTAAAATGTGCCATAGTGTTTTAAATTTCGCGTTCAAAATAGAGGAAAAAAGAAGGCCTAAATTTATTAAAAAAACTGCAATAGCCCTTGGAATAAAACCAGGGCCTGATTTTGGAAAGCTTCAACAGGGTATTTCAGTAAATATTGGAGATAGACAAATAAAACCTGAAGAAGTACTTGGAAAAGAAAGAAAAGGTAGAATAATCGTTTATTCTGGTGATACATCACCCTGCAAGGAAATGGTTGAATTTGCAAGGGAGGCTGATGTTTTAATTCATGAATCAACCTTTGAAGGTAAATATAATGAAAAAGCATGTGAAATGGGTCATTCAACCTCCGTTCAAGCTGCAGAGATTGCAAAAAAATCAAATGTCAAAAATTTGATAATTACCCATATAAGTACCAGATATAAAAATTCAGATTTACTTGAAGCTGAAGCAAAAGAAATATTTAAAAATTCAACCATTGCAAAAGACTTTATGAGCATGGAAATAAAACGCAACAACGAATAA
- a CDS encoding carbohydrate kinase family protein, translating into MPVDVVGLGACNVDFIQKVDKFAAPDDEVAIKELILSVGGSASNFTIGISRLGVKTGIMARVGHDYFGEVAEKEFKTEGVETQRFLMTDEKTGMVFIAVEPQGERSMYTFIGANQKFQLEKEDIDYIKESKLLHVTQMYQNVVERASKHANCLSFSPGPILSSFGLHKLEKILKRTDILFLNKKEMTILTGMQMDEGAQILIDIGVSRVIVTSGEKGATLYTRNEVIYSPAKKVKSIDTTGAGDAFAAGFIAAYIKEKELKECMEFANNVASYCVNKLGALNTPRLQDLGFK; encoded by the coding sequence TTGCCAGTGGATGTAGTCGGACTGGGGGCGTGTAATGTTGATTTTATCCAAAAAGTAGATAAATTTGCAGCTCCAGATGATGAAGTAGCTATAAAAGAACTTATCCTATCTGTTGGAGGATCAGCATCTAATTTTACTATTGGCATTTCACGTTTAGGTGTTAAAACCGGCATTATGGCCAGAGTTGGTCATGATTATTTTGGTGAAGTGGCAGAAAAGGAATTTAAAACAGAAGGAGTTGAAACTCAAAGATTTTTAATGACAGATGAAAAAACAGGCATGGTTTTTATTGCAGTTGAGCCACAGGGAGAAAGATCAATGTATACGTTTATAGGGGCAAACCAGAAATTTCAACTGGAAAAAGAGGATATTGATTATATTAAAGAATCAAAACTCCTTCATGTTACTCAAATGTATCAGAATGTGGTTGAAAGGGCATCAAAACACGCTAATTGTCTATCATTTAGCCCCGGACCGATACTTTCATCTTTTGGACTTCATAAACTTGAAAAAATCCTCAAAAGAACGGATATTTTATTTTTAAATAAAAAGGAAATGACTATTTTAACTGGAATGCAAATGGACGAAGGTGCACAGATACTTATTGATATTGGAGTTTCTAGAGTTATTGTAACCTCTGGAGAAAAAGGTGCGACTCTTTACACTCGAAATGAAGTTATTTATTCACCAGCAAAAAAAGTTAAATCAATAGACACTACTGGAGCGGGAGATGCATTTGCAGCAGGTTTTATTGCAGCATACATTAAAGAAAAAGAGTTAAAAGAATGTATGGAGTTTGCAAATAATGTAGCATCTTATTGCGTGAATAAATTAGGTGCTTTAAACACTCCAAGACTTCAGGATTTGGGTTTTAAATAG
- a CDS encoding DUF4388 domain-containing protein, with translation MQLPITRPSRMSYADELNFSELLGELKSNRFNGFIRVTSGSLEGYILFNEGKQVAASYGDYSKVDAIENIKVAIKDSKTLIEVFDIRESQIKYFMDMNKHYLISIDPKFDVLDELQKSKSDVEEKIMPTNSEPSKSEMENIPEPEPKTPKVPEEVKKEPEESVVAETSAELVQEEPKAETESLNNSDELKSEKAPETEIKPDIKEQPAAEEHDVKPDIKEQPAVEEAEIKEPENIEEIEFIEPGVEAEAVDRAELMKKYGLKDVGETEVDNILETYKGGSLSDEDIEKVELTLMNKIKKSILGIPKIKGTEVMVFLDNSSELTGNINIITEYESKGFLSRIVGDSKGIEKLRKQIINITQIEIKKSFRGYPEIVDDFEINVEIS, from the coding sequence ATGCAGTTACCGATTACACGACCTTCCCGAATGTCATATGCTGATGAACTTAATTTCAGTGAACTTTTAGGGGAACTCAAATCAAACAGATTTAATGGATTTATCAGAGTAACTTCTGGATCTTTGGAAGGCTATATCCTTTTTAATGAAGGTAAACAAGTTGCAGCGTCATATGGTGATTATTCTAAGGTAGATGCAATTGAAAACATAAAAGTAGCGATAAAAGACAGTAAAACATTAATTGAAGTCTTTGATATTAGAGAATCTCAAATTAAATATTTTATGGACATGAATAAACATTATTTAATTAGTATTGATCCTAAATTTGATGTTTTGGACGAACTTCAAAAATCAAAATCAGATGTAGAAGAAAAAATAATGCCTACAAATTCCGAACCATCAAAATCTGAAATGGAAAATATTCCAGAACCAGAACCAAAGACACCAAAAGTGCCTGAAGAGGTTAAAAAAGAGCCTGAAGAATCAGTAGTGGCTGAGACATCTGCGGAGCTGGTTCAAGAAGAGCCAAAAGCTGAAACAGAATCTTTGAATAATTCAGATGAACTAAAATCAGAAAAAGCTCCAGAAACAGAAATAAAACCCGATATTAAAGAACAACCGGCTGCTGAAGAACATGATGTAAAACCCGATATTAAAGAACAACCTGCTGTGGAAGAAGCCGAGATTAAAGAGCCTGAAAACATTGAAGAAATTGAGTTTATAGAGCCCGGTGTTGAAGCTGAAGCTGTTGATAGGGCTGAATTAATGAAAAAATATGGTTTAAAAGATGTTGGGGAGACAGAAGTTGACAACATCCTGGAAACATATAAAGGCGGATCATTAAGTGATGAAGACATTGAAAAAGTAGAATTAACTCTTATGAACAAAATTAAAAAATCTATTTTAGGCATCCCTAAAATTAAGGGAACTGAAGTAATGGTTTTTTTAGATAATAGCAGTGAATTAACTGGAAATATAAATATAATTACAGAATATGAATCAAAAGGATTTTTATCCAGAATTGTTGGTGATTCAAAAGGTATTGAAAAGTTAAGAAAGCAAATAATAAATATAACTCAAATTGAAATAAAAAAAAGTTTTAGAGGATATCCCGAAATTGTAGATGATTTTGAAATAAATGTAGAGATCAGCTAG
- a CDS encoding TatD family hydrolase codes for MIDSHIHADTRPYEDFEKMAVAGVELAITCAHDPFRMTTSDVVFDHWHRILNNDIKRAAENGLKLYAAIGIHPRSISKDFKRALEALPSWLKNDCIVAIGEIGLEKASDSEKEIFKRQLQLAEDLKMKVVVHTPRTNKKDVSKVTASIIEETIDPALVIIDHVDKTIVDDVIELDSMLGITVQPQKMTPDEAVSLIAEYGFEKFTIDSDISSSPSDSLSVPKTVHKMKLAGFEEKYIKKVSHDNAAMFFGI; via the coding sequence ATGATAGATTCACATATACATGCAGATACAAGGCCTTATGAAGACTTTGAAAAAATGGCAGTAGCTGGCGTTGAACTTGCTATAACTTGCGCTCATGACCCTTTTCGCATGACTACCTCTGATGTAGTCTTTGACCATTGGCACCGTATTTTAAACAATGATATTAAAAGAGCTGCAGAAAATGGTTTAAAGTTGTATGCAGCCATTGGAATTCATCCAAGAAGCATTTCAAAAGACTTCAAAAGGGCACTTGAAGCTTTGCCTTCCTGGCTTAAAAATGATTGCATAGTTGCAATTGGTGAGATCGGTCTTGAAAAAGCTTCAGATTCTGAAAAAGAAATATTTAAAAGACAATTACAACTTGCTGAAGACTTAAAAATGAAAGTCGTTGTCCACACACCACGTACAAACAAAAAAGATGTAAGTAAAGTTACAGCTTCAATTATAGAAGAAACTATAGACCCTGCATTGGTTATCATAGACCATGTAGATAAAACTATAGTTGATGATGTTATTGAGCTTGATTCAATGCTTGGAATCACTGTTCAGCCCCAAAAAATGACTCCTGACGAAGCTGTTTCATTAATCGCAGAATATGGATTTGAAAAGTTCACCATTGATAGTGACATAAGCTCTTCACCTTCTGATAGTTTGTCTGTACCCAAAACTGTTCATAAAATGAAATTAGCTGGTTTTGAAGAAAAATATATCAAAAAAGTTTCACATGATAATGCAGCAATGTTTTTTGGAATTTAA
- a CDS encoding P-loop NTPase has translation MSKFIVIASGKGGVGRTTLTFNIGVGMSLFGRNVVMLDLDLVMANMDIITGLLNPDVTLHDVLAKNRSIEDCVYEIDHGIRVIPTGIHFETLRHINPKYISWSKILDEISEYGDVFLMDMPAGINSNIFEGLPENSEMIIVTNSTMTSVADALKIRILSNELSINIIGFVLNMWYDDGFLLSVNEIESILEVPMIGIIPYDREVERSMALGKSVVEINPSSPTSNAIMQLTAHLLGEDYKPIEPDKAGILNRLKKFIGILPD, from the coding sequence ATGTCAAAATTTATAGTAATTGCTTCTGGAAAAGGAGGAGTTGGCAGAACTACACTAACATTTAATATTGGTGTAGGGATGTCATTATTCGGCAGAAATGTGGTAATGTTAGATTTAGACTTAGTTATGGCAAATATGGATATAATAACTGGCCTTTTAAATCCAGATGTCACATTACATGATGTACTTGCTAAAAATAGGTCTATTGAAGACTGTGTTTATGAAATTGATCATGGTATTCGAGTTATTCCTACTGGAATACATTTTGAAACATTAAGACATATAAATCCAAAATATATATCCTGGAGTAAGATATTAGATGAAATATCAGAGTATGGAGATGTTTTCTTAATGGACATGCCTGCAGGTATTAATTCTAACATTTTTGAAGGGCTTCCTGAAAATTCAGAAATGATCATTGTCACAAATTCTACAATGACTTCAGTTGCAGATGCCCTTAAAATCAGAATTTTATCTAATGAGCTTAGCATTAATATAATTGGATTTGTATTGAATATGTGGTATGATGATGGTTTCCTGCTTTCTGTAAACGAAATAGAATCCATACTGGAAGTTCCTATGATTGGAATTATTCCATATGACCGCGAAGTTGAAAGATCAATGGCTCTTGGAAAATCAGTTGTTGAAATCAACCCATCATCCCCTACAAGCAATGCTATCATGCAACTTACAGCACATTTGCTGGGAGAAGATTATAAGCCTATTGAACCAGATAAAGCCGGCATCCTAAATAGATTGAAGAAATTTATAGGTATACTGCCAGATTAA
- the nadC gene encoding carboxylating nicotinate-nucleotide diphosphorylase, which translates to MKDILKQMVYEDIGFEDITTNALIPEDLKARGKIIAKENGIIAGMDIVGCLIDEFGLKKSLIKENGDTIAANETILEISGDARLILSLERTLLNFLMRMSGIATLTFNTLKEIREVNKNVILACTRKTTPGLQIFEKKAVKIGGGDTHRFRLDDCVLIKDNHIEIVGSVKDAVIIAKNNVSFTKKIEIEVENVEDAITAAKAGADIIMLDNMAPSKIETVLSSLEAQNLRKNVLIEASGGINPENIIEYAKTAVDIISTGYITHSAKSLDISLEITQK; encoded by the coding sequence ATGAAGGATATTTTAAAACAGATGGTTTATGAAGATATAGGTTTTGAAGATATAACAACTAATGCACTAATTCCAGAGGATTTAAAAGCCAGAGGCAAAATAATAGCTAAAGAAAACGGAATTATCGCAGGTATGGATATTGTAGGGTGTTTAATTGATGAATTTGGACTTAAAAAATCATTAATAAAAGAAAATGGAGATACTATAGCTGCAAATGAAACTATCCTGGAAATCAGTGGTGATGCAAGGTTAATTTTAAGCTTAGAACGTACACTACTCAATTTTCTTATGAGAATGAGTGGTATTGCCACTTTAACCTTTAATACTTTAAAAGAGATACGTGAAGTTAATAAAAACGTTATTCTTGCATGTACACGCAAAACAACTCCGGGATTACAGATATTTGAGAAAAAAGCAGTTAAAATTGGCGGCGGCGACACTCATAGGTTCAGATTAGATGATTGTGTTCTTATAAAAGATAATCATATTGAAATAGTGGGCAGTGTTAAGGATGCAGTGATTATAGCAAAAAATAATGTTAGTTTCACCAAAAAAATAGAAATTGAAGTTGAAAACGTTGAAGATGCAATAACTGCTGCAAAGGCCGGTGCAGATATCATAATGCTGGATAATATGGCTCCATCTAAGATTGAAACTGTTTTATCTTCTCTTGAAGCCCAAAATTTAAGAAAAAATGTTTTAATAGAAGCTTCTGGAGGTATAAATCCTGAAAATATTATAGAATATGCCAAAACAGCTGTAGATATAATTTCAACAGGTTATATAACTCATTCAGCAAAATCACTGGATATAAGTCTTGAAATTACTCAAAAATAA
- a CDS encoding DUF1724 domain-containing protein encodes MDTKNILDVYESVKNDIKFITASAVRTKIILSLNKSDKCLNDFKNEMNLQSSSILRALKALENEDMVFKLEGRYFLSEFGRIIALKLENFFKSVHAITKCEKIWLDHCISGIPPFLIIKIGHLSNSFIVESTSTDIIKPQTYYAEILSKCNRIRAVNSIFYYPYLELYKERFKSEAEVEMILTPLILGVVNKTVSRDKLEKIISSNHFNLLEIDEDVNIKFTVTETFFSLGLFLNDGLYDATMNLVSYDRDAIKWGNELFDYYLKKSQNFNLDELENL; translated from the coding sequence ATGGATACAAAAAATATTTTAGATGTGTATGAATCTGTAAAAAACGATATAAAGTTTATTACAGCGTCAGCTGTCCGTACAAAGATTATTTTATCATTAAATAAATCGGATAAATGTTTAAATGACTTTAAAAATGAAATGAATTTGCAGTCGTCTTCCATATTGCGTGCACTTAAAGCACTTGAAAATGAAGATATGGTCTTTAAATTGGAAGGTAGATATTTTTTATCGGAATTTGGCAGGATTATTGCCCTTAAATTGGAAAATTTTTTTAAATCAGTTCATGCAATTACAAAATGCGAAAAAATATGGCTGGATCATTGTATAAGTGGAATACCTCCATTTTTAATTATAAAGATAGGGCATCTTAGTAATTCTTTTATTGTAGAGTCTACATCTACAGACATCATTAAGCCACAAACATATTATGCTGAAATATTGTCTAAATGTAATAGAATAAGAGCTGTTAATTCAATTTTTTATTATCCCTATTTAGAGTTATATAAAGAAAGATTTAAGAGTGAAGCAGAAGTAGAAATGATATTAACACCATTAATATTGGGTGTTGTTAATAAAACTGTATCTCGTGATAAATTGGAGAAAATAATATCTTCTAACCATTTCAATTTATTGGAAATCGATGAGGATGTTAATATAAAATTCACAGTCACTGAAACATTCTTTAGTTTGGGTTTATTTTTAAATGATGGATTATATGATGCTACAATGAATTTAGTAAGCTATGATAGAGATGCAATTAAGTGGGGAAATGAATTATTTGATTATTACTTAAAAAAATCCCAAAACTTTAATTTAGACGAGTTAGAAAACCTTTAA
- the sepF gene encoding cell division protein SepF — protein sequence MKDVMDYIKKNLGLEDEKEEEEVENIIVPEHSFYEIILMKAHGIHDLDDALNQIKEEKNPIILDMGFIDDDPDEFKQAGEKLRDFRNTVGGEAILLCKSGKNVVIITPPEIKLVRK from the coding sequence ATGAAAGATGTCATGGATTATATAAAGAAAAATCTAGGGTTAGAAGATGAAAAAGAAGAGGAAGAAGTAGAAAATATAATAGTTCCTGAGCATTCTTTTTATGAAATAATCTTGATGAAGGCCCATGGGATTCATGATTTAGATGATGCATTGAATCAAATAAAAGAAGAAAAGAATCCTATTATATTGGATATGGGTTTTATAGATGATGATCCTGATGAATTTAAACAGGCAGGCGAAAAATTAAGAGATTTTCGAAACACAGTAGGTGGAGAAGCAATATTACTGTGTAAAAGCGGTAAAAACGTGGTAATTATAACTCCTCCCGAAATTAAGCTTGTAAGAAAGTAA
- a CDS encoding roadblock/LC7 domain-containing protein — protein MIERVLKDLGRINGVNGSLVVGKDGLIIESEVPGDIDSELVAAMSSAVFGTAERSAEEMKHEPLQQVMIEGEKGKTLMIDAGEGILVVITDIDINLGLIRIEMRRSAERIIDLLT, from the coding sequence ATGATAGAAAGAGTACTTAAAGATTTAGGTAGAATTAACGGAGTAAACGGTTCTTTAGTGGTTGGGAAAGATGGTTTAATCATAGAAAGTGAAGTTCCAGGAGATATAGATTCTGAACTTGTAGCAGCAATGTCATCAGCAGTTTTCGGTACAGCTGAACGATCTGCTGAGGAAATGAAACACGAACCATTACAACAAGTAATGATAGAAGGAGAAAAAGGTAAAACTCTTATGATAGATGCAGGTGAAGGAATTTTAGTAGTTATAACTGATATTGATATTAATTTGGGTTTAATCAGAATTGAAATGAGAAGAAGTGCTGAACGTATTATCGATCTTCTTACATAA
- a CDS encoding AAA family ATPase — MRKPYVILIGSASGIGKSTIASELAKELGIKHLIETDFIREIVRGIIGPEFAPALHKSSFDAYVTIRDKERYKDNGKSLISAGFEEHASFVIPAIEKVIKRAVDDFDDIVIEGVHLVPGFVNIDQFSDDASIHFFVLNAEEEAHKERFVKRAMKIKRGGKHLEYFKENRIIHDYLAKQAAEHGVPVIYNDNIETTVKVMLTHIKQICKTMIFKHSADDIESETGIVLKYGGRMEDISYFIHGFSEPLRRKIDVYDPKEAERFFNLLKKNKKRRDDLAGLYELSDNFHSHRLCAPDDESLELMINELKEKGFLFEEKEHP, encoded by the coding sequence TTGAGAAAACCATATGTTATATTAATAGGAAGTGCTTCAGGTATTGGTAAATCCACTATAGCTTCAGAACTAGCTAAAGAATTAGGAATAAAACACCTAATAGAAACTGACTTCATTAGGGAGATTGTAAGAGGCATAATTGGTCCGGAGTTTGCTCCGGCACTCCATAAATCTTCTTTTGATGCATATGTTACTATAAGGGATAAAGAGAGATACAAAGATAATGGTAAAAGTCTAATAAGTGCTGGTTTTGAAGAACACGCTTCTTTTGTTATTCCTGCAATTGAAAAAGTCATTAAACGAGCTGTAGATGATTTTGACGATATTGTGATTGAAGGAGTACATTTAGTACCTGGTTTTGTAAATATTGATCAGTTCAGTGATGATGCGTCGATTCATTTTTTTGTGCTAAATGCTGAAGAAGAAGCTCATAAAGAACGATTCGTGAAAAGAGCTATGAAAATCAAACGTGGCGGCAAACATTTAGAATATTTCAAAGAAAACCGAATAATACACGACTACTTAGCTAAACAAGCAGCCGAACATGGTGTTCCAGTTATTTATAATGATAATATTGAAACTACCGTTAAAGTAATGCTCACCCATATAAAGCAAATATGTAAAACTATGATTTTTAAACATTCTGCAGATGATATAGAAAGTGAAACAGGCATAGTTTTAAAATATGGTGGAAGAATGGAAGATATCTCTTATTTTATACATGGTTTTTCTGAGCCACTTAGAAGAAAGATTGATGTGTATGATCCAAAGGAAGCTGAACGCTTTTTTAATTTATTAAAGAAAAATAAAAAGCGAAGAGATGACTTAGCTGGACTTTATGAACTTTCAGATAATTTTCACAGCCATCGATTATGCGCTCCAGATGATGAAAGCCTTGAACTAATGATAAACGAACTGAAAGAAAAAGGATTTTTGTTTGAAGAGAAGGAACATCCTTAA
- a CDS encoding DUF1611 domain-containing protein has protein sequence MYDITSVKELQKLNPFAVVGCGGGGEKFANFEGIKAVGFVDDDIKKQGMEFCDNLISSSLSEIIENNDVKSVAIMLPIGAEGAALKYAVEAIDKGKNVVVSFRSLSLNENKSLLMFAKSKGVLIKEISPRLDVINKIFGTSPLQCTEVLPKLKYKPKVPVVFIGGTSQECGKRTTTRILGKTAEEKGLNAAIISTDEMGLEDPVDMNFRAGSLSVMDVAAAVMGAMKYMENKKNPDIIFIEGQSSLTEDGNPHPRGLSAAILIGAMADATVVCHRPNHPFRKPRGIGTEIKAIESLEPTKVVGISLNMRNVQNKNDILKYEERYKLPAVDIKNGGASRLLNVIMDYVGLN, from the coding sequence TTGTATGACATAACTTCTGTAAAAGAACTTCAAAAGCTTAACCCTTTTGCGGTTGTTGGATGTGGTGGCGGAGGTGAAAAATTCGCTAATTTTGAAGGTATAAAAGCTGTTGGATTTGTCGATGATGATATTAAAAAACAGGGAATGGAATTTTGCGATAATTTAATATCCTCAAGCTTAAGTGAAATAATTGAAAATAATGACGTTAAAAGTGTTGCAATAATGCTCCCAATTGGTGCTGAAGGTGCAGCGCTTAAGTATGCAGTTGAAGCGATAGATAAAGGAAAAAATGTTGTTGTTTCATTTAGATCATTATCATTAAATGAAAATAAATCGCTTTTAATGTTTGCCAAATCAAAAGGAGTGCTTATTAAGGAAATTAGTCCGCGTTTAGATGTTATAAACAAAATATTTGGAACATCTCCACTACAATGTACTGAAGTACTGCCTAAACTTAAATATAAACCCAAAGTACCCGTTGTTTTTATAGGAGGTACTTCTCAAGAATGTGGTAAAAGAACTACTACAAGAATTCTTGGAAAAACAGCTGAAGAGAAGGGTTTAAATGCAGCTATAATTTCTACTGATGAAATGGGGCTTGAAGATCCAGTTGATATGAATTTTAGGGCAGGAAGTCTTTCAGTTATGGATGTAGCAGCTGCAGTAATGGGTGCAATGAAATATATGGAAAATAAGAAGAATCCAGATATAATATTCATTGAAGGCCAATCCAGTCTTACTGAAGATGGAAATCCTCATCCGAGAGGTCTTTCAGCTGCAATACTTATAGGGGCCATGGCTGACGCTACTGTTGTTTGTCATAGACCTAATCATCCGTTTAGGAAACCGCGTGGAATAGGAACTGAAATTAAAGCTATAGAATCACTGGAACCCACAAAAGTTGTTGGTATATCTTTGAATATGAGAAATGTCCAAAACAAAAATGATATATTAAAGTATGAGGAAAGATACAAATTGCCAGCAGTAGATATTAAAAATGGTGGAGCATCAAGATTACTTAATGTAATCATGGATTATGTTGGACTAAATTAA
- a CDS encoding ZPR1 zinc finger domain-containing protein, which yields MKGDCPVCKTTGTIEFISKTEEIPYFGKIMESTIICSNCGYKHSDMICLEQKEPLRYSLEINKNTLNARVVKSQTATVTIPKLGLKVEPGSKSQGYISNVEGVLKRFEDAVKTALNFVDDEESKRNASKILVEIENVKHGEGNAELIIEDPFGHSIIIHEDASWRKLTEDEIKGLKTGFTTIEQ from the coding sequence ATGAAAGGAGATTGTCCTGTCTGTAAAACAACTGGAACTATTGAATTTATTTCTAAAACCGAAGAAATACCATATTTTGGTAAGATTATGGAATCAACAATTATATGTTCTAATTGCGGGTATAAACATTCTGATATGATATGTCTTGAGCAAAAGGAACCTTTAAGATATTCTTTAGAAATTAACAAGAACACTTTAAATGCAAGAGTTGTAAAATCCCAGACTGCGACGGTTACAATACCTAAATTGGGGCTGAAGGTAGAGCCTGGATCTAAATCACAAGGTTATATATCTAATGTTGAAGGTGTGCTAAAAAGATTTGAAGATGCTGTTAAAACTGCTTTAAACTTTGTTGATGATGAAGAATCAAAAAGGAATGCATCTAAAATACTTGTTGAGATAGAAAATGTTAAGCATGGAGAAGGAAATGCAGAACTAATAATTGAGGACCCATTTGGACACAGTATCATAATTCATGAAGATGCATCATGGCGAAAATTAACAGAAGATGAAATTAAAGGTTTAAAAACAGGTTTTACAACAATTGAACAATAA
- a CDS encoding P-loop NTPase, whose product MTRVITVASGKGGVGKTTVTANLGVALSTYGEETIVLDADVAMANLELILGMEGKSVTLHDVLSGEATIEDAIYEGPGGVKVIPAGISLEGLRKIRLDRLENALETIVEEADILLIDAPAGLEKDALAAIAAAQELILVTTPEVPSISDALKTKIVANKLGVDIIGVVINREQHDKTFLTVNEIETILEVPVIAVVPDDPEVSRAAAFGEPLVIRNPKSPTSNAIMQLGADLIGEEYHPIEPDKKGVISKLVEGLLGKRG is encoded by the coding sequence ATGACAAGAGTTATAACTGTCGCCTCAGGAAAAGGCGGAGTTGGAAAAACAACCGTAACTGCAAACTTAGGAGTAGCTTTATCGACTTACGGAGAAGAAACCATAGTGCTTGATGCAGATGTAGCTATGGCAAATTTAGAACTTATACTGGGAATGGAAGGAAAATCAGTAACTTTGCATGATGTTTTATCAGGGGAAGCTACTATTGAAGATGCCATATATGAAGGGCCTGGTGGTGTTAAAGTAATTCCTGCAGGAATTTCACTGGAAGGACTTCGTAAAATTAGATTAGATAGGCTTGAAAATGCTTTAGAGACAATAGTTGAAGAGGCAGATATTCTTTTAATCGATGCACCTGCTGGGCTTGAAAAAGATGCTCTGGCAGCAATAGCAGCAGCACAGGAACTTATATTAGTTACAACACCGGAAGTTCCATCTATAAGCGACGCATTAAAGACTAAAATTGTTGCTAACAAGCTGGGAGTGGACATAATTGGAGTTGTTATTAACAGGGAGCAGCATGATAAAACATTTTTAACTGTTAATGAAATTGAAACTATTTTAGAAGTTCCAGTAATTGCAGTAGTTCCTGATGACCCTGAAGTAAGTAGAGCAGCTGCATTTGGAGAACCTCTCGTAATTAGAAACCCCAAATCTCCTACAAGCAATGCAATCATGCAATTAGGAGCAGATCTTATTGGAGAAGAGTATCATCCTATTGAACCAGATAAAAAAGGAGTTATCTCTAAACTGGTTGAAGGTTTACTTGGAAAAAGAGGATAA